In one Aeromicrobium erythreum genomic region, the following are encoded:
- a CDS encoding inorganic diphosphatase: MIFDVTVEIPKGERNKYEVDHKDHRIRLDRTLFTATQYPADYGFIDDTLGLDGDPLDALVLLPSPTFPGCVITCRAIGMFRMTDEAGGDDKVLCVPATDPRQEHLRDIHHVAEFDRLEIQHFFTVYKDLEPGKSVEGSNWTGRVEAEAEIERSFQRFKDNGGY, translated from the coding sequence GTGATCTTCGATGTGACCGTGGAAATCCCCAAGGGGGAGCGCAACAAGTACGAGGTCGACCACAAGGACCACCGGATCCGCCTCGACCGCACGCTCTTCACCGCGACGCAGTACCCGGCCGACTACGGCTTCATCGACGACACCCTGGGCCTGGACGGCGACCCGCTCGACGCGCTCGTGCTGCTGCCGTCGCCCACCTTCCCCGGCTGCGTGATCACGTGCCGCGCGATCGGCATGTTCCGGATGACCGACGAGGCGGGTGGCGACGACAAGGTCCTGTGCGTCCCCGCGACCGACCCGCGCCAGGAGCACCTGCGCGACATCCACCACGTGGCCGAGTTCGACCGCCTGGAGATCCAGCACTTCTTCACGGTCTACAAGGACCTCGAGCCGGGCAAGTCCGTCGAGGGCTCCAACTGGACCGGCCGCGTCGAGGCCGAGGCCGAGATCGAGCG